The genomic region CGTTCGCTGCTATGGGGTATTTGAGTTCAGAATTAAGGGAATAGGGAATAGGGAAATGTATAATCTCTCCCTTTATCTCCGCTCCCTTCGATCCCATTACGATTTGCTGGGAGGGATGGGTTTGGATTTTAATACGGTGGGGATGCGTTTAATAATGGTATCCGCGATCGCGTCTGGGGTTCGATCGGCTTCAATCTCAAGTCTTAAGTCGGCTTGGGCATAAAGGTTGCGTCGCGATTCGAGCAATTCGGTTAAGGTGTCGGTGAGGTTTGGCGTGTCGAGGAGGGGACGGGTTGTATCTTCTCTCAAACGTTCGACGATTAAGGGAACGGGCGCATCGAGCCAAATAATTAAACCTTGGTGCAAATAGCTCCAATTCATGGGTTTGAGGACGATTCCTCCTCCTGTCGCGATCGCGCTTCTGGTTAGAGTGGATAATTCGGCGAGAACTTTGGTTTCCAATTCCCGGAAATCGGACTCTCCGTACTCCTCGAAAATTTCCCGAACGGTTTGATTTGCAACCCGTTCGATCGACTCGTCGGTATCAAAAAAGCGATAACCGAGCTTCTTGGCTAAACTTTTCCCTACCGTTGTTTTCCCTGTCCCCATCATGCCAACGAGGAAAATGCTCAGTCCTTGCAATAGATTCGCGCTCACTTTTAACTTTCGATTTCCTTTAATAATTCCAGCAAAAAAGTTGCAGGAATATGATACATTATATTTCTGGTCGTTTTGACCGGGTTAATTTTCAAGCGCGGATGTGGTGGAATTGGTAG from Lusitaniella coriacea LEGE 07157 harbors:
- a CDS encoding shikimate kinase; protein product: MSANLLQGLSIFLVGMMGTGKTTVGKSLAKKLGYRFFDTDESIERVANQTVREIFEEYGESDFRELETKVLAELSTLTRSAIATGGGIVLKPMNWSYLHQGLIIWLDAPVPLIVERLREDTTRPLLDTPNLTDTLTELLESRRNLYAQADLRLEIEADRTPDAIADTIIKRIPTVLKSKPIPPSKS